ATAGGCCTGGCGTTCGGTGACCGAGATCACGCCGCGCGCATCCAGCAGGTTGAACAGGTGGCTGGCCTTGATGCACTGGTCATAGGCCGGGTGGACCATGAGGATGCGTTTGCCGGTTTTCGGGTCTTGGTGCGGGGCCGCGAGGGCGGCGGCGCATTCGGCCTCCGCCTCCTCGAAGTGCTTGAGCAGGGTCGCGGTGTCGGCCTGGTCGAAGTTCCAGCGGGAATACTCGGCCTCGGTCTGGCGGAAGACGTCGCCATAGCTCAGCGGGATGGCTGCGTCGGGGGCGTTGAAGGGCATGTCCATGACGTGATCGACGCCGAGCACATACATCGCCAGCCGTTCGAGACCATAGGTCAGCTCCCCCGAGACCGGGCGGCAGTCATGGCCGCCGACCTGCTGGAAATAGGTGAATTGCGAGACTTCCATGCCGTCGCACCAGACCTCCCATCCCAGGCCCCAGGCGCCGAGCGTGGGGCTTTCCCAGTCGTCC
The Dinoroseobacter shibae DFL 12 = DSM 16493 genome window above contains:
- a CDS encoding glycine--tRNA ligase subunit alpha, which encodes MDTPRSFQEIILRLQAYWADQGCAVLQPYDMEVGAGTFHPATTLRALGSRPWAAAYVQPSRRPTDGRYGENPNRLQHYYQYQVIIKPSPPDLQELYLGSLRAIGIDAALHDIRFVEDDWESPTLGAWGLGWEVWCDGMEVSQFTYFQQVGGHDCRPVSGELTYGLERLAMYVLGVDHVMDMPFNAPDAAIPLSYGDVFRQTEAEYSRWNFDQADTATLLKHFEEAEAECAAALAAPHQDPKTGKRILMVHPAYDQCIKASHLFNLLDARGVISVTERQAYIGRVRALAKACADAFVQTEAGGWTPAPA